The window TCTCTGCAAACAATCATGAGCTGTTCTGTACCCGACCTTTTGTGGAAGCAGGCTACCCTTCCAATCTGTTTAGGTGGCTTTTGTTTAGGAGAAGCTAGTAGAACTGCTCCTTCTTTCCTTAGCAGCTGTCACTCTACTCAATGTCTGGCTATGCATCTCATTGGAAAGAACGTTGTTTCGATATGGGGTTCCAATTCTGTTCCTGGAGAAGAGTCTGCTGCTACGATGATGACTCACTTGATTGGACATCCGCTTTCATTCATTGATTCTTTACAACACGATCTCCAGAACGGTCATGATTTTACTATTCTGTCTACTGATAGAGCTGGTATCAGCCTCAGGGATCAAGCTCGCCTTAGTACTTTGTCTACTCCTCATTCGGGATCGTGGTTACGGACATTTACAAACTCAAAGTTAGCCTGTCCATGACCAGAGAGGAGTTTACAATAGCATCTAAAATTTGGTTAGGTTGCCCTTCCTTTCATCACAAAGCTGTAATCTCCGATGTATCTGTGGTCATGTCTTAGACAAATATCTCGACCATTTATTAGACTGCAGAAGACAATGATTGCGCACCGAAAGGCACAACGCCTTACGAGACGTGCTATTTCAATATCTTATCTCTGATAACAGTGATTGCAAAGTAGAACATGGCTGCAGTTCGAAAAATTACAAAAAGCCAGATGACCTATTTCATCCTGACTTCTTGGATGGTCGTTCAGCTTTCTTTGACATTACAGTCCGTAACTCGTTACTTCCCCGGTTCATTGCTATTGCCTCCACTCACGCTGGGCAAGCAGCAGATGCAGGGAAAAGAGAGATGGATCTCAAACACGATGATGATGTTTCGCAGGCTGGATCAAAATTTTTCCCACTGGCTGTGGAAACTCTTGGATTGTGGTCTACCCAAAGTTTGGAAACTTTGAAAGTTATTGCCAACCGAGCTGCTTACCACCGCAACATTACTACCAGCCAGTCTGTTTGCCAGCtacacgaacagttatctgtgtgtccgtgGAAATTCAGCGTTCGTTTAGTTTTAGATTGCTTATGTTTACATTCTGATTACTTTATTTAATGGTCTAGAAATCTATGTGtagttgtacttgaagaaataatatatgtgtgtatatatatatatatatatttatgtgtgtgtgtgtgtgtgtgtgtgtgtgtgtgtgtgtgtgtgtgtgtgtgtgtgtgtgtataaacatgtatatatttatacttcGTACAGATCGCAACTGGGatcaactatatatatatatatatatatatatatatatatatatatatatcgctGGACAAcacagttgtcaaaggtgatggtttATTGACGGTGCTGTGTAGGTTCTGCCATCACAAGAGTACAAAGATAGAAGAACTGTTGCAGAAACAAAAGCGAAAACGATTGCTTGAACCATGCAGAATCTTCATTCAAAGTTTTGGCCGTCCAAGAGGATTTCACACCAGCGTAATTAGCTGTATATATGTCAATTAGCATAAACAATTACAAAAAACAATCAGAGCTCACAGCCGACACTCTGAGTATAAGACgatgattggcttagaagacGTTTTCCgaaataattatttaccgTTCTGGTCCTGACTAGAGTTTCGCAGGCTTCGTACACTCAATGGTCTCGAAGTCCGAAGCTCCATTAAATGGTCTGCTAATAACAGTACTATCAATTTTAAAGACAATTTCCGTAAACTAGAATAAGTGATATACAAATTTTTCACTTAACGAAAGTATTTTGTGAACATTGTGCTTTCTCAATGAAGTTgcaaaaaaatttaatttaaaaccTAGATTAAATTTCTGTTTTTTATTAATTGCTGATATTAACATTTTGCTCAACTGCTGTATTTTTATTCATATACTTGTACTGTATTTATTAAAACTAACGTCCTAACACAAtacatgatatatatatatatatatatatatatatatatatatatacatacatacatacatacatacaaacatacatacatacagtgtgtgtgcacaccCTCGGAAGGAGCTGTGGATTCACGCCGGTTGAATACATAGTGACACATTTTTCGGCTTCTTACATTTGCAGCAGCGTGATCTTCAAAAGGTTACTTTGCTTACCTCATTGTTTATCGGTATACTTGAAAAACTATATCATgattattttaaattatatatatatatatatatctccCGATATATGCGTTAAAGTCTTGGAAAATTTGGGGCAAGAtggggcaagaaggcagaCAGCTATTTAGATGACTTGTCAAAACGATCAAAGGATGACTTTGGAAAATCAAACAGGGCACAGTTTAAAGATTATTGGCGTCAAAGAATTGCTATTCTATTGCAACGCTGCCAAAGTCAATATACTtctgaagaaaatcagtaatgccttGACGGAACAGGCCAAGTGCCCAGACTCGTAGATTTTCTATAGTAAATGGATAAAATGATTCCTTTTAACCTATCGGttgttaaatatatattgtatttagttgttagttgttttttcttgtttataatgtcataggacaaacgtcGTTAGCCATTTGCcattgtatcctaattcaaacatacaaattatATGTAAtaaaagacagatagacagacagatagacagacagacagacaaacggacagacagacagacagacagacagacagacagaaagacagaaagacagacaaatggacagacggaaTAACGAAATTTAAACTGGACTCTAATAGCACTCAGTTTCTTAGCAATTAGTTGAAAATTTAGTAGCATCATTTTTTAGCTGCTTTGTGCACACATGCctgtattttcatgtagcttgcgAACTTTACTTTTTGCCTCTTGTTAATATGCATTATAGCTTGATGGTTGGAATATATaagtattgacaaacagacagacagacagacagatagacaaaccgACAGTTTAATGAACCAACGAACAgacacaaatgaacagactgacagacagacgaaagaGTGTGTGGacagtgacacagacagacaagcggATGCACCGACAAATAAGCacctaaaacaaaaacacGTCTATTTAATATTTGAAGTTTTCAATTGATACAAAAAGCTGGAATGTTTAATTTTAGAAGACTTGCAGCGTCTTCACCaaatcatgcatgcagccCATAAGAAATACCACAATGACTAACAACAGTGCATTTCCATACATATATAGACGTGTCAGTCGCTCCATATTGTTCTCTTTTTATCTTTATGACAACGCACTAAATTAGGAGGAACACTTCACCGTGTGAGGCACGCGCAGTAGCCGTTAACGTACTTTAAGGCATTGGGCTGCAAACCGAACGCTTGTCGTTTTGCAAAGCTCATTGTTTTGCTCTTGCTTTACGAGGCCAACTacgagagcacacaagagacgtTTCTAGACGCTCCAGGCGATAtaagttacagttcataaaTGACTCGGTCGTTCTtacgttgtagactccacatgatctTCTTGAGCGACTTGCAATCGCCCTGTCTTTCGCGCTTTCCTCTGTGTTCCCTGTTACGATTGGAGACCATACTACAGTTCGAAAGAGCTTGAGTTTTGCAGAAAAAAAACGAAAACGCGCGCCACAGCACATAGTAAAGTGACACAAATTGCCTTTATTCTACATCCGAATCATCGCGTTTGTGTACTTTTGTCGTGAATTGAAAGTGATTCAGTGATGCCAAAGCATATTTTGCTTTCGCcaaagcaaatatcaaagtttacacGAAGCGGTAAAACGAAACCTACACTTCATGGACGTTATTTGAACTATCAAGtgtgctctgagatagcgcctaacttcaaaaaattgaaacaagAGCAGAAACGATTAGCGACCGTGTGGAGTCAAGAGTTGATGCGCGTGCGTCAATCAGTGAAGTGCTCCTATATTATCACAAAGCAGAAGCACACTTATGAAAACCCGGCAGGCGCTGCATTCCGCTGCATTTGGCTTGAATTCTTGCACGTATTTAAGCTCACAGACCATGCTGAAATTGTgaagaaataaaaaaaattaaaataatttttttgtatattttatataaatagcTTATGTCATGTGACGTTATCGCAAGAGATGTTTTTATGGCAAACATGTTCAAAATATTCGTACGTTAAAAGCTCTAGCCGACCGTATAGAAAATTAAGAAACAAATTTTTCCGGGTCTATACTAGGATAGGGGTAATTCTTGCTCCAATTAAAGTTATGCCGCCTTTTGGCTGGCCAGTCGTCATCATCTAAAGGCTTGAATACAGAATTACAACCAACGCCACACGAGGAAAGTATTCAATTTTAAAGATTGCAGATACTGGTATATAATTGAAACCAAAATATCTCTGTATGCTACAGGATGTCATTGTGTTAATCGAAACGGTCTATTCACTTCCAGTCAAATGCCAATTACCACTTTCAAATTCTAAGTTGATCGACGAATTTTTGATTCCTTTTTGCAAGGGAATTAGGACTGCTGTCATCTTAGAATTTAACTTGTCACGCAAAGACACGGGTTTTTTCATtccacacaaacgcacacacacacacacacacacacacacacacacacacacacacacacacacacacacacacacacacacacacacacacacacacacacaaacatacactcaagcacataaacacagacaaacaaagacgcacaacaacaacacaaacaacaagagcaaaaacaaaaatttgtaATGAAAGCGTATAAGCTATTTACTTCTTAGAGTCAAATTATAGCAGTATATAATGTACCAAGTCAGAGCAGGcaactcacagacagacaaaataaatGTCAAGATAGAAATATTAAGTATATTATCGATGTCGACAATTGTAGAATTTTTAAGGCATTGCTTTATATCCattttcaaataatttgagacgtttttgtgtttttttttcAAACAACAGAGCACATTCTTTGCACATGCGACAGACACACATTAAGTTCAACTGTAAAGAGTTTTTCTTTCAAAGGCATTCTTGACGAGGATACATCATCGTTCCTCCTCTCTCGTCAGGCTCATAGTAGTTGTAAGTTATGACAGGAACACCTTGGAGATCTGCCACCACCGAAGCCCTCTTCATTGTTACTTCAAAACAACATTGCATTTGCGTAACCTGCAATAGAGTCTTCAACGTCATGTCATGTGTCCAATGTTAGTTTTATATTAAAATACTTCTTCAAAGTATATGTTGAGAGCACGACCTTTGAATTCTGTCCTCTTGATGTTACAGCGGTTACTTTTCACAAGCTAGAAACATTTCACTATTGTATGCAGCGACAAAACTTCCTACAGAATAAGAGACCTGCTTCAATTCACTCTGAATAGGTAGAAACCCTGAGAAAAAAGTAATTTCAGATATGGCCATATTTGAAGTGTCCGGATTGTTTTGAATCCATCTGCAAAGAAAGTGAGATGTAGAAAACCAGGATTGTTTGTATCAGTTCTAGATTGATTACCTGTTGCACACCCTTACCAAATACTTGCATGCACCTCTCTGTATTTGAGCTCTGGCAAAAACGTGAAAGGCTGCAGTCTCATCAGGTTTAGGTACGTTGTACTTAACACCAACTGATGCCAATATGCAACCTCTACCGTTTGCTGTAACGTTAACTAGTGTTGGCAGGCTTGTCAGCTATATACAGAATGCTGGCTAAATATGTGTATGGATTGGTAAATGAATGACTAACTGTGATGGTTTGCACTTGCATGGCATTTGATGGGTCAAGTGATAGAGTTTCTGTGAGTTGATTAGCATTCAGCGATACTCTTGCAACGACACGCCCATCAGACACCGTTAATTTGGCGTACTCAGAGAGAGCTTGAAGAGCAACCATCGTGTCCTAGAATTGCCAATAGGAATTTTCAATTCAAGACAAAATTCTCtaattcaaaacttttgtgGCCAACACCTGAGTAGACTTGAATCCTCCGCGAGGATTACGTTGTTTGATCAACCAACGGACTATTTGTAAGCTGTAAGCAATGTTTCCTCGATCGATAAATGCCAATGACGCGTAAGCGGTCGCTTCGACGTCACATGACCTTGTCCGGCAGTAATAAGACCATGGCCATGGGTTATGACATGTTTTATCAATCGAATACTGCCAGTGAGTGTGGTCGCCTACTTTAACGGCACATTTTTGAAGAGTCTTTAAagctttgtctgtttcttcgtCATATCCTACAGCTCTGGACAGCGTGAAAGCAATTAGAGCGAGATTGTACGGGCTGTTACAGTTGAAGGATACACATCTTTTTGATAGATAGTAAAGAGCCAACCTGATAGTCTCATCCTACATGGAAAGATTTATTAAATGATACTTTATTATTTCGTAATTTTTTTAACTTTTGGAGCTATTCCTGCTTCTAAGAGAGCTAATGTGACGTAAGCCGTTAGAGAGCAATTACCACCGCTGCATCCTTGCATTTCCTTGTGTATTGGACTACAGATAGAAGGAAATGAGCCATCTGCGTTCTGGTTGTTCTTGATAAATTGAACAGCTTTGTTCTGCACCCGTTCATCAATTGACATTCCAATTAGACCGTCTGCTTGACCGAATGATCTCAACACAAAAGCTGTTAACCTAAAGTTTATGTCAGTAAATGGAGACACAGAGAATTCCAAATATTGTTTGCAATATAAATTACCACATGCTGCCGCAGCGATCACTGTTTCCAAAAGCGCTATAGGATCCATCTTCTCGTTGATACGTCATTTCTCTTTGATATCCTAAATTTATTTAGCAACGTTGAGATTGATTTTCTATCCATATTTCTGTGTTTTTATTGCCTGTTTGCATGAATAGAAGAGCTTTCTTTCGGGTGACTTCATCGAGTTGACCGACTGTGTCAAGGTAGCGGGCGATATAGACGGCAGGAGCAAAATTGAGCATGTTCTGTTCTCCGCAACCTGTCGGTAATCGCAGTAAATTTTCTAAACCCTCAATCGTCGGTCCCATGTAATTTGCTACACATCCACGTCGGATAAAAACGTGAAAAGACATGTTTTTGATTTTTAGTGCGTTTTAACCTGTTACTGAGATTACTGCACTCTCCGAATCAGGAACAAAATTGGGTGGCAGTGATGCATTGAAGACGTATGTGATGGTATGATTGGTATCATTACCACGAAGGTTAGATGTATAATTTTCGTCATCTTTATTACGAAGAAGACAATGAAGGATTATATAATATGATGCACTTTAACAACAGTCTACCTTCCAAACACAGAAGTGATGACTGGCAATGCTCTTCTTTAACGCCTTCCGGCTACATATCGAAAAACTACAGATATTTTATTTTCACCGGTGTATAACGCTACTTACTTCGACCAGTAGGTTTCTTACTAGGCTGTCTGCTCCTAGTGTAGATCTGGCGGTTGCCCGTATTGGCAAGTGGCCGTTTCTCAGAGGCAAAAGTAAGTAAGACATTAACTTTCCGTATCCAGGCAGAAGCTCAAGTATCCTTGTTTGCTGATTCAACACAGATTTGTATCGTTTTTCTCGCACTAGTCGGGCGTCGTTCTTATCTACGTGTACGTCAACAAAAGCctgtataaacaagtaaaTTCGTTGTATTACGTCTGTTTTATAAGACACACACGTATACATGCACTCACGGTTAATCTGGTTTCAAGATAGTTGTAGACGGTGATAGTAATCTCTACAAGCTCTCCTCGTATGACTGAATAGGGCAGATTGATAGTGATGAAGAATGGCTTGAAGACGGTCAGAGTTGCCGGACTTGCGATCGACATTGAGTGTGAAGGAGATACAGCGAAGGCATCTGCTACCCATGATGTGATTGTATCGGGAACAGTAACTTCCTCATGCAATGTGTTGTTTCTGAAACATATGATTTTATATGTACGATTTcgtataaatataaaaatagaaTACCTAATTTTTCGGGCAAACCACAACCAAGTTTCAGGAAAGTGTGTTCGAACACGAGACGGACTTACCACATCATCGCTTTCATCAGTTGGAATGTTATGTACAACCTCGGGATATCTTTCTCCTTCCAAGGTAATGCCAGGGAAATACATTACTGTCATAACACGAAACAGTGTTATGATAATTTTACAACGAGTGATTTACATTCTCTTACCAATCATTGCCTCACAACAGTCGTAGGTGACGTTAGGCTTAGGTGGGAGATTTGGTTTCTGGCAAGCCATTGGTGCCGTTTCACTGTCAGACAGTTGAATTCCAGATAACTGTTCGTAAACAATACGcataaaacattttgaaaacaaGCGCTAAATCGTTAAAATACCAATAAATTTATGCTTGCTTTGTAATACCAGCAATATTTCTTAGGGTAGTGTACTGCTGTGCAGTTTCGCGGACAGCACCTTTCGCTAATATTTCTCTTTGGTGCAACTGGGTAGACAATGCCGGGTGGAATATGTAACTCTTGCCTCTTGTTCCTGCCAACATCTCTTATAGGTCTACGTAgatctctgttgtttccgCTTTGGTCCGATATACTAGCCGAAGAATCAACTTCGACCGTAGGGAAATTAGTTGTGTGTACGTCTCCTTCAGCTTGACCCGTCGGTCTTGGGTATGGTCCGTAACACGTACAACGACAATCCCAGTACACGGACCAATCGCACACGTACTTGTCAGCACCAACCTTGTCTACTCCTTCGTAATCAAACTGAAAGTATTGATCTAACTACAATTTAGGCAATAGAAGATTTATACGACGTGCTTGCATCTGTGATTGTTGCACTAACTTTGGAAGTCGTTAGTTGATTTTTGTCCTGTTGAATGTAAACGCTTTGATCTACTGCTACCACGCCCACGTATGACATTGGAGGTGCTTTAATCAGCAGATTAGTTTTCTCTCCGGGCTTTACTTTTTTGTGCTGAAATTGTACCGATATCTTTATAAATAATGAAACAGTCTTACATTAAAAATATACATTATAAATTCATTTAATTACCGCAGAGTCGCGACTCTGAATGACTTCAAAAGCAATCCATGAAGCAGCGAGCCCCTTCTGACTAACGATCAAAGTAAACCTTGGAGCCATTGATAACATAACAGCAAACGAAATGTAGCAAGTTCTTCTAATTCCTCCTGTTTTACACAACTGTTTGTGCTTTTTGCTAGCTTTTCTGTCGCTTTTTGGTAAGCAACGACCGTGGTCAACAATATTTCCATCGTAAACAACCTTTCATCAAAAATAATTAGGAAAGATATAGTTGcggtttgttttgttgattttacGTAATAATCCGCCATTGCTGCAATAGAAAATGAAGCCGTAATATTTGCTGATTCCCCAATCTGCAAGAATTTTGTAATTATCAAGTGTGTAGGTTTGAGAAACAGTTATGCCGTGTTCACGAAATACTGCGGAGAGCAGTCAGCTCCGCTGTGCCGCGTAACGTCTACCCACATCATTTGACAGTGCCATATTGTGAATTCCTTCACGTTATGTAATATGACGGTTTGGTAGTGACGGACAGGTAACGCGCGCATTGCATTCAGTTCTATCATAGCGTCAACCGCACGTCATATCCGTTCAAGCAGAAAGAAAATTGAGTAGCTTACCCATCAGAGCAAAAAGTAAATATTCCAATGTGGTAATGTGAGTATCCCGCATGGTCTTTGAAGACAATGACGACCATTTCTATGCTTTCTTTCCTTCTTGCTTCTTTGGAGTGTCACATCAGACACAAATGACAACAGACTATACTTTTTATTCCCATCAAGAAATTATATTTACGTTCCTAGAGTCCGCAGAGTGCGCTACAAATCGTGAATCATTCTGAGATGATACGATTTATTCTGACCGCAAACGTTACGAAACGGAACGCACTGCTCTCCGTAACATATTGTGAACCCAGCGGTGGATATTGTACTTCAGATTACCTGCAATTTCTTCTTTTTGCTTGATAACACAATTCTTCCTGGAGAATAAATGAAGCTTCGAATGCTGTATGCCCGAGAGAACGGATTGGTTTCGTATGTCTCTGTCACTGCAGACGCCTACATAAGCATACTTTTAGATGAGTAATACTTTTGAATTAGGTCGCAATATATGTCTTACATAAAAGCTCACACTCAGTGCGTTACAAGGCATACAGACCGAGAAAGTCGCTATCCCTCTGGTGTCTGTAGGTCGGTATTGGCGATCCAATGAACGTCGTCTGTTTGCTTTGCATGACTGTTTGTTCTTTTCATCCCAGGAAACATCTAAGCTAACATTTACCATTATTGGTTTTCCAGACCCAGTTGAAGCAGCCACCTAAAAGTATAATGCATCTATTGACTAATAGAAATCTATTATATTTGTGTATGTTTACTTTTAGTACTATAGCATGACAAGGGTGAAAACTGTAATTGTCATCCATAATTGTGAGTTTGTAGGGAAAATATTTGATAGGTACACGGGTCTGTCCTTTGCATTGGACAGTGGTATCAGACGAGGAATCAGTTATGTTGACCTCGATCACTGCGTCTCCTCCACAGAAATATCCATTAGAGCAGACGTCAACGCACATCGAAGTTTGTCCATAAATCTGCAATTGATGTAAGCCATTAAACATGTTATGCTGCTATTTGCTTTGTATGGTAGCAACAAGTATTACAGTTGGCTAAACCGTTCTTTGTATCTTTGCTGACGTAATTCTACAGATAGCAAGTTTAGACAACAGCGGCTGTGAACCAACTGCATATCTACATGTGCTGTAATCGTTTTACTAGCCGTTGGCAATTTCTGTGTGTCGGCTAAGGCTGAAAGTACTGAATATTCTACCTTTGCAGGTGTACTTGTTACTCCTTAAGAAAGCTTTACAGTTTCATTACTTGTTTAAACATTACCCTAACCCTAAAAATTTTCAATATATGCACGATAAGTGGTTGAAATAAATTAGCTGggtagagagtcatcttatgcaGTGTTGACATCAAGGACCTTGAACGTTTGCAAGTTTATTGTATCGTGTCATACACACTCTACTTGCTTGTAGACTCACTTTCTTCCGCATAATCTGTCTGCGAAGGCATTGATTCCTCGTGAAACTAGGTACCACTAACGCTGATATCGTTCCCTCAACCCTTTGCCCATATGTATATCTAGAACGTCAATATTAAACATACAGCATTATTTTTGATACAGAACATTTTCACGGAAACTAACTTTGCTGAAATCGAAAAGCAGACAGTTCTTATTGGGCAAGAAAGGACTTCATCTGTAGGGGTAATAATACAAGAGAATTTTGGAAGAACTAAACAAAATTGAGTTAGGCAGCataaattgatataaatgtgACTTACCATAACGTTTAACTTCAAACGTTAAACATGATTGCTGTCTTTCTCTAGAACCCTGTTCAATTAAGAAAAAggaattattattaaaaattacaatagTTATTTAATCTTACCTCATAGGTAGAACACACCCGATGTGTTCCCAGAACGGGTTCTGATGATATAGGAAAGTCGAAATCTGCAACACCTAAAAGGACGATCGATGCCTTAGATAGCAGTATCCACAGCGTAGGGAAATGCGATATGCTGCTCTATTTATCAAAATTGAGAAACCTAAACTAACCGTAATCGAGCGTGAGATTAGAATATCGTCCCATTGTGTAAGAACTTGGATTCTAAGAAAATTAAACTATTACTGAAGTTAAAaccaaaattatttttattagaaAAAAACTATAATGTAGACCTGTATGGTGACTGAAACAGCTCCTGCAGCAGACTTTAGGTGACGATCAAGAACGATTGCTCTACCCATTACTAGAAACAAAACGTAACAATTGACATTGTTCAATCGAAATAACGTTAAAAATTCTACCTGTGTCTCCAGGTTTGTAAATGGGCTTGTCAGTTTGAATCAACATGATTATGTTCTTGCGAACTATAACTGGTAGGCTCTTGTTCTGAGTCTTTCCTGTTCCGGCCACTTTGTTGACAAAAATGTAGTAGTCGCTCACAGTAGGATCAATATTTTGTGGTGTCTGCACGGAACCATGCAGTAACTGTCACATGAATCTGACCTCGACAGACATAGCAAAGACATACCATCAAGATGAACTTGTTGAACGAACCTACGCAGTGATAATTTACTGTGTCTATCTTCGAGCACAAAAATTGTTTATTACCTGAATTTATCAAACGCCTGCCACCATCCGCcaaggtgagcccagcagaaTTATCTAGACTTACAGATATCAACTGCGTACTTGCTGGGTCGGTGGCTTCGGTATGAACGTAGACAACAAACGTTTCGCCTGGTATAATGTTCCTTGGTGCAACTACATAACTATAGAAAAAGATGCAAGCCAGAAATGACGACTATTGTACACTGCTAATCTATTGTCTTTACAGAGATGGCTTGAGATAGTTTGAATCTATCGAGTTGACTGTTACCAACAGCAAAATTGAGAAGACGACAAATTTTTCCACGCTCATATTGCCTCTCTGAAGTTTGATTCCCGACTACTCTGCAGCCCTGCCaagtgtttctttgttgttctaATCGTGTGACGTCATTATCATGCGACGCCAAGGTCGTGATTTTGACGACCTAATAATCTAATTATTTGTACAGTCTTTTGTCGTCGCTATAACTTGGGAAAAATTATGGACAAGACCGGGAGGAATTCCTCTTGAGCAACATCATTAATGTATTACTAGCTGGAGTGGCGCAACCAACCATCAAAGACTAAACTGCGGGCATATGTTAGATTTTTAACGTATTTTAGCAAACTCGCTCCTATCATCATTCTACTACAATGATATTGTCGTTTACACCATTGGTAGGTAGCTGTATCCTGGTCTTGAGCGCGTTTGCATTGAAATGGCGTCTCTATACTGCTAATTAGTATAGTGGAGCGACACTTCACGGATGCGGGGGCGTGAGGTGGCTACAGCGTCACTCTGAGTGTCAGGTTATTGTTTGGTGTTCTTACCGgctaaagggtaactgcaatgtataaatcaaaaattcttttatgttggaaattaaTAGTTCTATTTGTATACATGAGAGAAAGaacagttttagatttttaagttaagtctttgctgagaTATAGCGATAAAATTCCGGTTCTTCAAAGTCTTGTAATCACATTATATCGGGCGTGGCATAGTGTGATGTCACAGAGGTGAGACTCCACGCTG of the Corticium candelabrum chromosome 7, ooCorCand1.1, whole genome shotgun sequence genome contains:
- the LOC134182561 gene encoding C3 and PZP-like alpha-2-macroglobulin domain-containing protein 8 isoform X2; the protein is MGRYSNLTLDYGVADFDFPISSEPVLGTHRVCSTYEGSRERQQSCLTFEVKRYDEVLSCPIRTVCFSISAKYTYGQRVEGTISALVVPSFTRNQCLRRQIMRKKIYGQTSMCVDVCSNGYFCGGDAVIEVNITDSSSDTTVQCKGQTRVPIKYFPYKLTIMDDNYSFHPCHAIVLKVAASTGSGKPIMVNVSLDVSWDEKNKQSCKANRRRSLDRQYRPTDTRGIATFSVCMPCNALSVSFYASAVTETYETNPFSRAYSIRSFIYSPGRIVLSSKKKKLQIGESANITASFSIAAMADYYVVYDGNIVDHGRCLPKSDRKASKKHKQLCKTGGIRRTCYISFAVMLSMAPRFTLIVSQKGLAASWIAFEVIQSRDSAISVQFQHKKVKPGEKTNLLIKAPPMSYVGVVAVDQSVYIQQDKNQLTTSKLDQYFQFDYEGVDKVGADKYVCDWSVYWDCRCTCYGPYPRPTGQAEGDVHTTNFPTVEVDSSASISDQSGNNRDLRRPIRDVGRNKRQELHIPPGIVYPVAPKRNISERCCPRNCTAVHYPKKYCWYYKASINLLLSGIQLSDSETAPMACQKPNLPPKPNVTYDCCEAMIVMYFPGITLEGERYPEVVHNIPTDESDDVVSPSRVRTHFPETWLWFARKIRNNTLHEEVTVPDTITSWVADAFAVSPSHSMSIASPATLTVFKPFFITINLPYSVIRGELVEITITVYNYLETRLTAFVDVHVDKNDARLVREKRYKSVLNQQTRILELLPGYGKLMSYLLLPLRNGHLPIRATARSTLGADSLVRNLLVEPEGVKEEHCQSSLLCLEDDENYTSNLRGNDTNHTITYVFNASLPPNFVPDSESAVISVTANYMGPTIEGLENLLRLPTGCGEQNMLNFAPAVYIARYLDTVGQLDEVTRKKALLFMQTGYQREMTYQREDGSYSAFGNSDRCGSMWLTAFVLRSFGQADGLIGMSIDERVQNKAVQFIKNNQNADGSFPSICSPIHKEMQGCSGGNCSLTAYVTLALLEAGIAPKDETIRLALYYLSKRCVSFNCNSPYNLALIAFTLSRAVGYDEETDKALKTLQKCAVKVGDHTHWQYSIDKTCHNPWPWSYYCRTRSCDVEATAYASLAFIDRGNIAYSLQIVRWLIKQRNPRGGFKSTQDTMVALQALSEYAKLTVSDGRVVARVSLNANQLTETLSLDPSNAMQVQTITLTSLPTLVNVTANGRGCILASVGVKYNVPKPDETAAFHVFARAQIQRGACKYLVRVCNRWIQNNPDTSNMAISEITFFSGFLPIQSELKQLVKSNRCNIKRTEFKGRALNIYFEEVTQMQCCFEVTMKRASVVADLQGVPVITYNYYEPDERGGTMMYPRQECL